Proteins from one Leptospira fletcheri genomic window:
- a CDS encoding type II toxin-antitoxin system RelE family toxin, which yields MNYKVETTPNFEREFKRLVKKYPSLKKEIEDLGWDIEENPTQGKNLGQNCYKIRIPISSKGKGKSGGGRVISCVVFIAKTVFLLSIYDKAEKENITDSELEGFLKEIP from the coding sequence ATGAATTATAAAGTCGAAACCACTCCTAATTTCGAAAGGGAGTTCAAACGTCTCGTAAAGAAATACCCTTCTCTTAAAAAGGAGATTGAGGACCTAGGCTGGGATATCGAAGAAAACCCCACTCAAGGCAAAAATCTCGGCCAAAACTGTTATAAGATCCGAATTCCTATCTCTTCCAAAGGAAAAGGAAAATCCGGCGGCGGAAGAGTCATCTCTTGCGTAGTCTTCATTGCTAAAACCGTCTTTCTACTTTCTATTTATGATAAAGCAGAAAAGGAAAATATCACTGATTCCGAGCTTGAAGGTTTTCTAAAGGAAATCCCCTAA
- a CDS encoding helix-turn-helix domain-containing protein: protein MVEMVNHLGNLIQHKKCHLLVDTHLLITYMFHLEMKKVSPKPQNAGFPERLKELRIQKGFSQEELAALVGLHKNHIGRYERGDSQPTADKIRKLADVLSVSGDFLLGNTTEDQAKVQIGDRDLLNLFSEVEKLSTEDKEKVTDFLDAFLMKRKMKQMVGR from the coding sequence ATGGTAGAAATGGTCAACCATTTAGGGAACCTGATCCAACACAAAAAGTGTCACTTATTGGTAGACACTCACCTTTTGATAACGTATATGTTTCACTTAGAAATGAAAAAGGTTTCCCCAAAACCCCAAAATGCAGGCTTTCCAGAGCGCCTCAAGGAACTCCGGATTCAAAAAGGATTCTCTCAAGAGGAACTTGCCGCACTAGTAGGGCTTCATAAAAACCACATCGGAAGATATGAACGCGGAGATTCCCAACCCACTGCGGATAAAATTCGCAAACTCGCCGACGTCTTGAGTGTCTCCGGAGATTTCCTTCTTGGAAATACCACCGAAGACCAGGCAAAAGTTCAGATTGGAGACAGGGATCTTTTAAACCTTTTCAGCGAAGTCGAAAAACTATCCACTGAAGACAAAGAAAAAGTTACCGATTTCCTCGACGCTTTTCTAATGAAACGGAAAATGAAACAAATGGTGGGAAGGTAA
- a CDS encoding lipoprotein, tandem type, producing MKALCNFIFSGLLLIFFLLITCKDSKESLELKKKESVANAINSTYQLGGNGLAFLVDRETAIRLRDECLSGGVPKSNSKSCIEYMNYWGETCFDFRPKEGRAIAKFYKHPEIYKIEVTIINELEYTLIFKGKKASLSLNLLGDFPVKKGSGNEFYADPILTIPNDSRSSGSIGRMDLIYGGEGIRNIRHARFNTLEECEAQNLADEEKNKQIQRDSEEQIRILDKEGVKVGEPRKN from the coding sequence ATGAAAGCACTTTGTAATTTCATATTCAGCGGATTGCTCTTAATTTTTTTTCTGCTAATTACATGCAAAGATAGTAAAGAAAGTTTAGAGCTTAAAAAGAAAGAATCTGTTGCGAATGCCATAAATTCTACCTATCAATTAGGAGGCAATGGTCTCGCTTTTCTTGTTGATAGAGAAACTGCGATAAGACTAAGGGATGAATGTCTTTCTGGCGGCGTTCCAAAATCAAACAGCAAATCATGTATAGAATATATGAATTATTGGGGCGAGACTTGCTTTGATTTTAGGCCAAAGGAGGGTAGAGCTATAGCAAAGTTTTATAAGCACCCTGAAATATATAAGATAGAAGTTACGATTATCAATGAACTAGAATATACTTTAATATTTAAGGGAAAAAAGGCCAGTCTGAGTTTGAACCTTTTAGGTGATTTCCCTGTAAAAAAGGGTTCTGGAAATGAATTTTATGCAGACCCTATTTTGACAATTCCAAACGATTCCCGGTCTTCTGGATCCATTGGCAGGATGGATTTGATTTACGGAGGAGAAGGGATTCGTAATATTCGTCATGCTCGTTTCAATACATTGGAAGAGTGCGAAGCCCAAAACTTAGCAGATGAAGAAAAGAATAAGCAGATTCAGAGAGATTCCGAAGAGCAGATAAGAATATTAGATAAAGAGGGGGTTAAAGTAGGTGAGCCTCGCAAAAACTAA
- a CDS encoding CHC2 zinc finger domain-containing protein — translation MVSEKKVPIAKKNPTLEELKRSVDLVALVRGYGVDLKSYGKNWVGRCPFHEDKTPSFVVTPSKNLWHCMGACRMGGSAIDFVMKKEGISVKEAIMKLRKLQIAEPTSQTSINTIVPRKEEIPRKRYEEFTKEEQGLIESVFGYYQETFFKSKEAKEYLRSRGIYDKEILRKFRVGLGDGSLVERFLPSWHVQEGKDARRTLIEFGLAAEKVGSEHFKNYLVFPLLDENGNLAGAYGRHLEVKKPMGRFRHRYMKGPHAGLWNREAFGEKSLVLCESVIDALTFYVNGIRNVTCSFGVEGYTEELHEEILKQNPKRVSIAYDNDPAGNEASEKLAARLLKEGIPCYRVKFPMEMDVNEYALKVAKPGEMLNALVLDAVKIRVEESFVETEEDLSSLEEETELKEETPQGLENSKGFVVTRGYEEIVFRKGEREYRVRSLFKNQGMDIMKVNLRLLVGENYHIETLDLMNERARKGFIQGAGDATGILEETIRSDLKEVFRESEEMLWEHLEKIRKPAKEEIQLTPKEMEEATRYLKDSELVSRILEDFEKCGLVGERTNSLLGYLSTITRRTENPLAVIIQSSSSAGKSTLMDSILDFVPEEEKEKYSAMTGQSLFYMGAKDLKYKVLAISEEEGVEKAKYALKILQSEKKISIATTSKDQQTGKLSTTEYTVEGPVVLFLTTTSVEIDEELQNRAIVLTVNEDREQTKTILMNQRSEETLEGVLRKKTKDRIVTLHQNIQRLLKPLAVVNPYANELHFPDTRLRMRRDQKKYLTLIRSIALLHQFQREIKKAKDATGKEVPYIEVERSDISLAGILFNRIFGRNLDDLSPHTRKLLSEIGAYVKELCTEKKLDKSEVRLTRKEIRERTGVSDTRLRIHLKRLEELEYVYARPGKQGLVVEYELLWEEERGDDFTLTFLEEETCAKQVFDWNTVLLPNPRPSSTSPSKEPTSPGVRLPLAPPSPGGSLGGENANGPGISASIGDSLQIDQNASENASLGE, via the coding sequence ATGGTGTCGGAGAAGAAAGTGCCTATAGCGAAAAAAAATCCCACCCTTGAAGAACTGAAACGGTCCGTGGACCTCGTGGCCTTGGTTCGGGGCTACGGAGTGGACTTAAAGTCGTATGGAAAGAACTGGGTGGGGAGATGCCCCTTCCACGAGGACAAGACTCCCTCGTTTGTAGTGACCCCTTCCAAGAACCTGTGGCATTGTATGGGAGCTTGTAGAATGGGGGGTAGCGCGATCGACTTCGTGATGAAGAAGGAAGGAATTTCAGTGAAAGAAGCGATTATGAAGCTGCGGAAACTGCAAATTGCGGAACCTACTTCTCAAACTTCTATAAATACGATTGTCCCAAGGAAAGAAGAAATACCTCGCAAAAGATACGAGGAATTCACGAAAGAAGAGCAAGGTCTCATCGAATCGGTATTCGGGTATTACCAAGAGACATTTTTTAAAAGCAAGGAAGCGAAGGAGTATTTAAGGTCCCGAGGGATCTATGATAAGGAGATCCTTCGGAAGTTCCGAGTGGGCTTGGGTGACGGAAGTCTTGTGGAAAGATTCCTTCCAAGCTGGCATGTCCAGGAGGGCAAGGATGCGAGAAGGACCCTTATCGAGTTCGGCCTTGCGGCAGAGAAGGTTGGTTCCGAACATTTTAAAAACTACCTCGTATTCCCGCTTTTGGATGAGAATGGAAATCTTGCAGGTGCGTATGGGAGACACTTGGAAGTGAAAAAGCCTATGGGTCGTTTCCGCCACCGGTATATGAAAGGCCCTCATGCCGGGTTATGGAACAGAGAAGCATTCGGGGAGAAGAGCCTTGTTCTTTGCGAGTCGGTGATCGATGCACTTACATTCTATGTGAACGGGATCCGGAACGTGACTTGTAGTTTTGGGGTGGAGGGGTATACGGAAGAACTCCATGAAGAGATTCTAAAGCAAAATCCGAAACGTGTCAGCATAGCTTATGATAACGATCCTGCGGGCAACGAAGCGTCGGAGAAGCTAGCGGCCCGACTTTTAAAAGAAGGGATTCCATGCTACCGGGTAAAATTCCCGATGGAAATGGATGTGAACGAGTACGCGTTAAAAGTGGCAAAACCAGGAGAGATGCTTAATGCACTGGTATTAGATGCGGTGAAGATCAGAGTGGAAGAGTCTTTTGTTGAAACCGAGGAAGACCTTTCTTCTTTAGAGGAAGAGACAGAGCTAAAAGAAGAAACCCCGCAGGGTCTTGAGAATTCCAAGGGCTTTGTCGTGACAAGGGGTTACGAAGAGATCGTATTTCGCAAAGGGGAAAGAGAGTATAGGGTTCGTTCCCTTTTTAAGAACCAAGGTATGGATATAATGAAGGTGAACTTGCGCCTCTTAGTAGGTGAAAACTATCATATTGAGACCTTGGATTTGATGAACGAGAGGGCAAGGAAGGGCTTTATCCAAGGTGCCGGTGATGCGACGGGGATCTTGGAAGAGACGATCCGAAGCGATTTAAAAGAGGTGTTCCGGGAATCGGAAGAGATGCTATGGGAACACCTGGAGAAGATCCGTAAGCCTGCAAAAGAAGAGATCCAGTTAACTCCTAAGGAGATGGAGGAAGCGACCCGGTATCTCAAGGATTCGGAACTGGTTTCTAGGATTTTGGAGGATTTCGAGAAATGCGGGCTTGTAGGGGAAAGGACGAATTCACTCTTAGGGTATCTGTCTACGATCACAAGAAGGACGGAGAATCCTTTAGCAGTGATTATACAAAGCTCCTCCTCAGCGGGAAAGTCGACTCTTATGGACTCAATCTTAGATTTCGTGCCGGAAGAAGAGAAAGAGAAATACTCAGCAATGACAGGCCAGTCCCTTTTTTATATGGGGGCGAAGGACTTAAAATACAAGGTGCTTGCGATTTCGGAAGAGGAAGGAGTAGAGAAAGCCAAATACGCATTGAAGATCCTGCAAAGCGAAAAGAAGATCAGTATAGCTACGACTTCTAAAGACCAGCAAACTGGCAAACTTTCTACGACGGAATATACGGTGGAAGGCCCGGTTGTATTGTTCCTTACGACGACGAGCGTGGAAATAGACGAAGAACTGCAAAACAGGGCAATCGTTTTAACGGTTAACGAGGACAGGGAGCAGACGAAGACGATTCTTATGAACCAAAGATCGGAAGAGACTTTGGAGGGGGTCTTAAGGAAAAAGACGAAGGATAGAATCGTTACACTTCACCAAAATATACAGAGACTACTCAAGCCCTTGGCGGTAGTAAATCCCTACGCAAACGAGCTTCATTTTCCGGACACAAGATTAAGGATGAGGCGGGACCAAAAGAAATACCTGACTCTAATCCGTTCGATTGCACTTCTCCACCAATTTCAAAGAGAGATCAAGAAGGCTAAGGATGCGACGGGGAAAGAGGTTCCCTATATCGAAGTGGAGAGATCGGATATATCCTTAGCAGGGATCCTATTTAACCGGATCTTCGGAAGGAATTTAGATGATCTTAGCCCTCACACAAGAAAGCTACTCTCGGAGATTGGCGCGTATGTGAAAGAACTATGCACCGAGAAAAAGCTGGACAAGTCGGAAGTCCGGCTTACAAGAAAAGAGATCCGGGAAAGAACCGGAGTAAGCGATACCAGACTTCGAATCCATTTAAAGAGATTGGAAGAACTGGAATACGTCTACGCGAGACCAGGCAAACAAGGTCTCGTAGTAGAATACGAACTTCTTTGGGAAGAGGAAAGAGGGGATGATTTCACTCTCACCTTTTTAGAGGAAGAGACTTGTGCAAAACAAGTATTCGATTGGAATACAGTCCTCCTTCCAAACCCCCGACCTTCGTCTACTTCGCCTAGCAAAGAGCCCACTTCGCCGGGGGTTCGCCTGCCCCTCGCCCCCCCTTCGCCTGGGGGTAGCCTAGGGGGAGAAAATGCAAACGGACCGGGAATTTCTGCATCAATCGGGGATTCTCTGCAAATCGATCAAAACGCTTCCGAAAACGCTAGTCTAGGAGAATAG